Proteins encoded within one genomic window of Rhododendron vialii isolate Sample 1 chromosome 1a, ASM3025357v1:
- the LOC131334514 gene encoding uncharacterized protein LOC131334514, which produces MASRGPQLLKDYLAADSNSCSSSGFRSFPRRLQHHSTQTVRTLLQIDLNTNTPNSPVKLTRSRSKAVKFFSNAVKLFPFNTVKSRREEFRGNYSVVVRGASGPFKVKDILRWKSFRDLVEEDSPPLDFYDGTTTSTGSASSSNTSATSWCDSDFTAEELPCWGGNSCEYLEGKRFSPEVSVGGDSDSTVDPKGDASCEEIKEQNSPVSVLNFPIQEDEQSFSPFHQCLENLERRKHMLLQDLEHFEHLSTKLGPTNVEDKCLDEEYSDCKEYHGDHDDKCVQKGGGNEEKARQMLNHIRTTSSLETREASVDQLLLDFFSNELGTSRNQNDARFDCGILRVAEDWVSGKYESFEWEMEGKREAFVRDMERGERWKKFEEEIEELAMEMEAWVLDYLVDELVVDLSFSLKTQKD; this is translated from the exons ATGGCTTCACGCGGACCTCAACTGCTCAAAGACTACCTCGCAGCCGACTCCAACTCATGCTCCTCAAGCGGCTTCCGATCCTTCCCTCGTCGCCTACAACACCACTCCACCCAAACCGTCCGTACCCTCCTCCAAATCGACCTCAACACAAACACCCCCAATTCACCCGTCAAACTAACCCGAAGCCGGTCCAAAGCCGTCAAATTCTTCTCCAACGCCGTCAAACTCTTCCCCTTCAACACAGTCAAGTCGAGACGGGAAGAATTCCGCGGGAACTACAGCGTCGTCGTTCGAGGGGCCTCCGGTCCGTTTAAAGTGAAGGACATCCTGCGGTGGAAATCGTTCCGTGACTTGGTCGAGGAGGATTCTCCGCCGTTGGATTTCTACGACGGGACCACGACCTCCACGGGGTCCGCTAGCAGTAGTAATACCTCTGCTACGAGCTGGTGTGATAGCGATTTCACTGCGGAGGAGTTACCGTGTTGGGGCGGTAATTCTTGCGAGTATTTGGAGGGTAAAAGGTTTTCACCCGAGGTGAGTGTCGGCGGCGACAGCGACTCAACAGTTGACCCCAAG GGAGACGCATCATGCGAAGAGATCAAAGAACAGAACAGTCCAGTCTCAGTCCTCAATTTTCCAATCCAAGAAGATGAACAATCATTCTCGCCCTTCCACCAGTGTCTTGAAAATCTGGAGA GGCGAAAACATATGCTCCTTCAAGACTTGGAACATTTTGAACATCTCTCCACCAAGCTAGGACCAACCAACGTTGAGGACAAATGTTTGGACGAGGAGTACTCGGATTGTAAAGAATACCATGGTGATCACGATGACAAATGTGTCCAAAAAGGCGGTGGAAACGAAGAAAAGGCAAGACAAATGTTGAATCATATCAGAACTACTAGCTCGTTGGAAACCCGTGAAGCAAGTGTAGATCAGCTGCTCTTGGATTTTTTCAGCAATGAATTGGGTACAAGCAGGAACCAAAATGATGCTAGGTTTGACTGTGGCATTCTAAGAGTAGCGGAAGATTGGGTAAGTGGAAAATATGAGTCATTTGAGTGGGAAATGGAGGGAAAGAGGGAGGCCTTTGTAAGAGACATGGAGAGGGGAGAAAGGTGGAAGAAGTTTGAGGAGGAGATAGAAGAGCTGGCCATGGAGATGGAGGCTTGGGTGTTGGATTACTTGGTGGATGAGCTTGTAGTCGATCTTTCCTTTTCATTGAAGACTCAAAAGGATTAA